Below is a genomic region from Methanolobus sediminis.
CATCGCGCGTTAGGTGTCGAAAAACAATACCATAAAAAGATAAGTTTTTTCGTCAACTGACGTTAAATGCAATGTTTAATTGTGTAGAATCGATTAATTACTATTTAGTCTTTCGGTAATTTACGGTGTTAATACGCCATAAATTAATAAAAATAAGTATATTAAAATCACATAAATTGATTTATAAATGATATCATACGGCATGTTTGCACATTTCATCAAGACTTTCCAAAATCTCTCCAATGGTTTTTGAGCTGGCAATACTTCTCCTTATATGTCTGCCATTTCTCATCCCACGGGTGAACCATTGTGCTTGCGCCTTTATGTTGACGGTATGCATCAAATCATATTCTTCCAAAAGCCCAAAATACTCTCTCAGGTCAGTAATTCTCTGGCTGCATTCCTTATATTCCAGCATTTCACCCTTTTCAAGGTAGTGAGAAATTCTCCTGAAAAGGAAAGGATTACCCATTGCGGCCCTGCCGATCATTATCCCGTCACATTCGGTATAATCCAGCACCTGCCTGGCTGAAGTCTCATCAATTATATCGCCGTTAGCAATAACAGGGATACTGAGTTCCTGCTTTATTTTTTTCACATAGGAATGGTCAGCTTTTCCGGAATACTGCTGTTGCCTTGTCCTTCCATGAACAGTCAATGCATCTGCTCCTGCATCTTCTATCAGGTGTGCGATCTCCAGGGTTTTTTCCATATCTTCAAGAATACGTATCTTTGCGGTCACAGGAGTTGACAGATTCTCTACGAGTCCTGTAACGATCTCATGAATAAGGTTCGGCGACCTTAGAAGCGCAGAACCGCACCCGTCTTTTGTCAGGAGTTTTGCAGGACAACCAAAATTGATATCGATGATCTCAGGCTGGTATATCTTTTCTATCTTTAGAGCTGCTTCCGTCATATTTTCGGCAGAGTTCCCAAAGATCTGAATCCCAAGAGGCCGTTCTTCTTCGCAGCTCATTCCACGGTTAATGCTTTTCTCATTCTCGTATATGACAGCATCCGAGCTTATCATTTCAGAGTACGTGAGTGATGCACCGTATTTTTTGCACATGAGACGGAACGGCAGATTTGTCACATTGGACATTGGTGCAAGCAGGATATTTCCGGGAATCTTGATATCAGCAATTTTCATGGGAATGTCCTATCGAAGGGTATACTAATATATAAGCAGGATGTATGGAAAAATCTATAAAATCACTGGAAATTGACTTTTAACACTTATCCTTTACTAACTTAATAAAAGAAGACAGGTTCATTTATGACTAAGATTTTAGCTTTTGTTGGAATGCCGGCCTCAGGCAAATCAGAGGCAGCATCTGTTCTGCGCCAGAAAGGTATCACTGTTATCAATATGGGAGATGTCATCAGGGAAGAGGTTGTGCGCAGAGGGCTTGAGCCAACCGATGCCAATACAGGTGGAGTAGGAACAGACCTGCGTGAGAATGAAGGCAGGGATGCTGTTGCAAAAAGATGTATCCCGAAGATCCAGGCTGCAAATGAGGATTTCATTGGAATCGATGGAGTTCGCAGCGTTCCTGAAGTAGAGAGATTCAAAGAGGCTTTTGGCTCAGATTTCACTCTTGTTTCCGTAGATTCTCCTCTTGAAATAAGGTTCAATCGTGTGCTTGCCCGCAAGAGAAGCGATGACATGAAAGATATTAGTGAACTTAAGATCAGGGACGACCGCGAACTTGGCTGGGGAATGGGCGAAGCAATGGAAATTGCAGACGTTGTTGTTGCGAACAATGGCACCCTTGATGAGTTCAGGGACAAGATCATGGCACTTGTGAAGTAAGGAACAGGTATAAGGAATAGTTTTTAGAAATAATTCCATAAAACTTGCAGTAATAACCGGCAGGAAAGTTATCATGATAAAAGTTACAGTTTCAGCAGTCGTGAACCCTACAGAGAGCAAGGACAAAGTTTTCTCAGCTCTGGAACAGCTTTTCCCTGAGATAGATTTTGATTACGAGGAAAGCTCAGAGTACAGCGGTAAGTTCACCGGAGAGAGTGATATCTATGCGCTGAAGGATATTCACTTCAAGATAAGAGAGGAAGAGATAATCGATACTTCACGCACAAGACTTAATGTCGGTCGGTCAGAGGACGGCCTGTCAACTTCTTTTATCATCAGCAAGCAGGTTGCGACCGTTGGCCGCCTGAATTATCCTGCACATGAAGAACCTCTTGGTTCTATTAATGTTACCGTAACAGCCGATAATGAAGGAGAAATGCAAAGGTTCTACGACTGGCTGACACCTCCAACAGAAGATGGTGTTCCTGATTTTGAAATGAATATAAAGGACGTTTAATATGGATGTCAGGAACCTGAGTTTTTCATCACGTGCAGCAGTTGGTGACCAGTTCAACTGGGCTTACGAACTTGAGGATATGGGATACGCTGGCTGGGAAATTGTCCAGGAAGGCTCACAGACCCTTAGTGATGAGAATATCCATCTGGTACGTGAGATATCCGAAACAACAAACCTTACTCTTACAATGCACCTGCCGTTCTCTGATATGAACCTCGCAGGTCTCAATAAGGGCATTCATGACGAGATTATGCGTCAGATGAAGAAATGTCTTGACATGGGTTCTGATTTTGTGAACCTTGCTGTGGTTCACCCGGGTTATCTTTCCCCATACGGAAGTCAGGTTCAGGACCAGGCCTGGAAGAAGAATGTTGAGTCAATCCAGCAACTTTGCGATTGTGCAGCAGACATGGGAATCGTAATTGCAGTTGAGAATATGCCCAGGATGCCAAAGATCTACGGCATGAACCCCGATGAGATGCTGGTTATTCTGAAAGATGTCAACAGGGAAAATGCCGGAATTACTCTTGATGTAGGCCACGCCAATACTAATGGATTTGTTGATGAGTTCGTGGAAAAGTGCCTCGGAAAGATCAAACACATGCACATCCACGATAACCATGGAAAACGTGATGAGCACCTTCCTCTGGGACAGGGAACCGTAGACTGGAAAAAGTTCATGGAAAGCATTTCAGGTTACAAAGGTATGATGGTCACTGAAATGATGAATCTCGATGAGGGCAGGCAGTGTATTGAGTTTTTGAAAAGTCTCTGATCACTGAACCTGAAAAGTGCCTGCCAAGAATAAAAATAAGCTAATTTCTTTTCTGTTTTTAAAATCTACTCGTCCAGCCTGCCGTGCCTGCGGTCTATATCGTCGAGCTGGTCAAGCATTTTGCGCACGGCTGTCCTTATGGCATCAGCTTGTGTGACGAACTTCTTGTTATCTCCGACATGTTTGTTGAGGTCGTCAAGAAGCTCCTGGGGAATGTCAAGACTCACTTTTGGCATTGTTTCACCTTTTTGAATCAAATAAAATTCAAAGATAGATAAGGCTAATGGAATGTTATCAGAACAGCAATCAAAAAAGATAGCAATTGCTATAAGACAATTGATGCTATCAGAAAAGAGATTGTAAGATGCGAGCCGGAAGGGAGTTGAACCCCTGGCCTACGGATTAAGAGTCCGTCGCTCTGCCTGGCTAAGCTACCGGCCCGCGTTGTCATGCTCAGTTGAGCGAGACTCCCATACGTACTAGCCTCATATATACGTTTCGGTAAAAAGCAGTTTGACATGAAAATCAAACATGCTTCACAACACACCTTGAGAGTCCCATAATCTCAACCATATCACTGTTATCAGGGCTCTGCACAATCATTTGTCCTTTTTTCAGGTAAGGAATACGCTTCTCAAATTCTTTTTTAACCTTCATGGTACTGATTGCCGCATCGTTACTGAGATTGAGGATTATGCGCGTGTTGATCTGCTTGAAGATGGTATCGTCAATATCCTGCGGATCCTGGGTAATAAGGAATAATCCAAGTCCTTCTTTTCTTCCCTGGCGAGCAGCATCTGCAAACTTGGAGATTAGTCTTCTTGAGTGTTCTCCACCTGCCTTTGCAAGATAGCGGTGAGCTTCATCAAGTCCCAGGATTATCGGAGTTTCCTTAACTGCAGCCTCACCGGAAGTGTTCAGTTTGTTATCCACTATTGTACTCATCAAAGTGAGGGTAATGATGTCACGTATGCGTGAGTTTGTGATATACTCGGTTGGGAACACACTAACCTGTCCGGGCTTGAATATCTGTCCGAGAATCTCACTTATCGGCCTTGCAGGCTGGTCAAACACTCTTGCAAGAGCACGGTTCTTTACCCTGCGCACGATACCATCATAGGAAGATTCGTGTATCTTTCCGCTTTCAACATACAGGTCTCTGGTCACATCGTTGTCGATAAAGTCCATGAAGCCACTGTAAGTGTGTTGTCCGGGTTTCTTGAAATAATCTTCAAGCAGCAGGTCAACTCCAACATACTGCAACTCTGTCATTCCTACTGGTGCTATGAGCCACGAATTATTCTGCACCATTTCAAAGGGAATGGTAAACTCTATTTGCTCTGCTCTGGACCTGCCAGTGTAAGCTTCACCATTGATTTTTGCAACAAAGGTTTTTGTATTCTTGCAGGCACCGAAATTAACTTTTTCAGCTCTGAATTTGAAGTCATCATCATCTGTGATCTCAGGATTGTCCTCAAAAAGCTGAGAATACTCATCCTGAGGGTCCATAATCACAAGACAGGGATTTCTCCTCTCCTCAGAACCACGGAGCTTGTAACGGTTATTCTCACTCATGAACTGACGCAGCAGGTTCTTTGTGAGGAAAGTCTTTCCCGTACCTGTGCTTCCGCAGACTAACATGTGCCTGAAGATCAGTGGGTCACCCATTGAGTAATCGTTTCTAAGGTAATAGGGAACTGTAGGAGGAACAGCATGAGTCTTGACAAGTTCCCCACCAACACTCAGTTGTCCCATAAAAATTCCTTCCTCAGGAATATTGAGACCTGTCTGTATCTTCTTTTTATCAGTTACAGGAAAAATGGGAGTATTTGGCCGTGGTATCCTGTCGCTCATTCTCCTGTCAAGGCTGTTTCCTTTGCTCTTTGACTCGTAAAGGATGCAAATAGGGTCAAGATAAGCTAGGAACTTGTAGTCAACCTCATCTGTTGTATTTGATTGTAGCATCCTGCGTGAGTGAATCTCGGTTGCATCGTCTACAGCATATTCCTGAAGGTACTGGAGTTTCCATATCCTTGCAAAAAGGTCTTCATCTCCATATGGAACCATGACATAGGTTCCAAGTCTCACTTTCTGACGGTGTGATGTTGTAATATATCCGGTAATTCTTGCACCGGCTTCTGTGATCTCCAGCGGGTCGATTCCTGTGGTTATTATACCGAATGCCTCATCTGAAACTCCATTCTGCATGTATGTCTTGCTATTTGTTTCAGGCACAAGTTCCTCAAAATCATCTTCTTCCTTTGCACTCGGTTTTTTGTCGTTTGCCGGAATCTCAATATCCAGCTCATCATCCATGTCGCCTGCAAAAGAAAGTATGTCCTTATCTCTCATCCTTCTCATCCCATCTTATGCTGTTGTAATTAGTATCAATCTTTGAATTCCTGAATCTGTCTATGATATTCTTCCGTTCAGGCACCGGTATCTTTGCTATTGAATCTGCCTTTGACAGTGTCTTTGGTATTCCGTTAAGTGCCAGGTCGTAGAGCACTTTTCTTGTCATCCGGTTTCTCAGTTCCTCGTTCTTCACCAATCCATAAGGTGATTCGATTTTAAAGATCGTGTTAAGCTTTGGGACATATGCCATGAAGAAACTGAGGGCATAATCCTCTGCATCGAATTTGCTGCTGGCCATTTCAGCAACAAGAGGTGATGTTGATTTCAACATCTTTTCATAGAACTGGTTTGGCTGCACGAACCAGTTGGTATAAGTGATATATTTTTCAGCTTCTTTCCTCTTCATTCCGGTTCTTTCAAGTGACAATGCGTTCTTGAAAAATTGTGCATCTACAAGCCACGGAAGGTCAAGTTCAGGCTCCTGCTTTCTCAGTGCCAGCATGATCTGCATGTCCTCCGGGTTCTTTACAAAACCCACCAGAGGCTTCATGTTCTCAATATGATGGTCCATTATGTCGATGTAATTCTGAATGATCTTCCTGCTGCTGGGATCGATGCTAATATCCACATCTTCGGAATTGACCACCATCCAGTACATTATTCTTTTAGGATAAATGGGACCATCCATTATGAAAAAATCATCATTTCCAATGCTTTCAAGCATCCATAATATGTGCTCAGATTCTGAAAGATAGAGGGCGATGTCGTGTAATATGTCAGTGACTTTTTTATTGAGAAGTCCGGGTTGTACTCGAATTATCTTTTTTCTTCCACAGCCACCGTCAAAAGATTCCCAGTCATGGCTGGTATTAAGATATACCTTATCGCTCAAAGTGTAAGCCGCTGCAACAATGGTTCTTTTACTATGGATATCAAGGTCAGTGGGTGTACAGGCTATTGCACAATGGCAGAAATCGATATACAGCCCATTATCAAATGTCTTGGCAGTAGTGCTTCCACTGTCGCAGGAATAAGAGACAGGATATGGGTCTTCAGATTGCAGCATTTTCTCTATGCTTGCTTTTCCACGTCTGACAGGTCCTATTGACTTTAAAACCACCTTGTCATTGTATTCAAGTTTCCTGAGCCTTTCAAGTATATTTCTCACTTTTTCATTATCATCGCTGTCGTTATCATCTTTTTTGAAACATTTATCGATGCGGTCGACGATTTCATGTATCTCTTTTATGTGAACCGGCTCAAGGGTCATGCTAGGAAATAGTATCTGAATGATAATATTATTTTGGATTGAGTATTGAATTATAGCTCTAAAGGTAGACAAATTATCATTATCTTAACTCAACTTAATTTTGAATTTCATATTGGTTTCTGGTAAAATAGCTATCAATAGATTCTGTTAAATCATAGTAGGTAAATAAAATTGATTAAACATAAAATGGATTTTTTGAAAACCCTTATATAGTTACCATAATAAGAGTAATATCACGTATATAAAGCCCTTTGATAGTTTTTGTCGGGGCTGTTCATCATTATAAGAGGTAGTTATTATGGAAAGTTATCAGATATTCCTTATATTAATGGCAGTCTATTTGCTTGGACTGATAGGTATAGGATTATATTTCACAAAAAAACAGAAGTCTGTAACTGATTTCTGGCTTGCAGGCCGTAAGATCAGTGCATTAGGTATTGGTTTCTCAGCAGCATCTTCATGGATGACTGCAGGTGGCATACTGGCCGTAATTGGTCTTTACATGGTGCTTGGAATGGGTTCCATCTGGAGTTTCGTAGCACCTAACATTCTTGCACTGTTATTGATTGCCCTGTTTGTAGGTAAAATAAAACATCTGCCTGCGATCACACAACCTGAACTTCTTGAGCAGAGGTTCAGCAGCTCTATCCGTGCTCCTGTGGCAATAATCATTGCTATTGTTATGGCTCTCTTTGCAGTTGCTGACATTAAGGGATTCTCATTGGTTCTCAGCATCTTCTTCGGTCTGGAACCTATCTATGCAGCAGCAATTGTAGCTCTTGCAATTTCAGTATATGTAACACTTGGAGGTTTCTCAGCAGTTATCTGGACTGATGTGGTACAGTTTGTGATGCTTGCTACATTCTCACTTATCATTGCCTTCGTGCTCGTGGGTGCAGCAACATCCGGTTCCGCCGATGTTTCTGCAATGTCAACTTCAGACCTTTTCGGTGACATGCCTTCTGGATGGTGGAATCCATTAATAGTAGGTGTTCCGGCAGTCCTTATCGCAATCTTTGCTATCATTCCTGGATGGATCACAGAACAGGACCCATGGCAGAGAATCTGGGCAGCAAAAGATGAAAAATCTGCAAGGAACGGTATGATCCTTGGTTCCTTCCTAATCTTCCTTATTTTCGGTGTGGCATGTACAGCAATTGCAGTAAGTCTTAACCACATTTACCCTGAAATTCCAGCTTCGTTCTCAGAGATCGGAATGGGTGCAATGGCAGCAGCAGAACCAGCTCTTCTTGTCTACATTGTAAGCTCACTTTCACCAGTAGCAATTGGTCTTTGTGCAGTGGGTCTTGCAGCCGCTGCAATGTCTTCTGCAGATACATTTGCAACATCAGGTGGTTCATGTATTTCACGTGACATTTACCAGAGATACATAAAACCTGACGCAACAATGAAGCAGATGATGACAATAAACAGGATAAGTGTCCTTATTATTGTAGCACTGGCAACTGTTCTTTCATTCTACATTGACAGTATCATCGATGTAATCCATATTGCAACTTTCATTGCAAGTGCAGCCTACTTCTTCCCTCTTATGGGAGGTCTCTACTGGAAGCGTGCAACAAAGCAGGGTGCTCTTGCAGGGCTTATTGTTGGTGCAGTTGTACAGATAGGACTGACAGCTATTGATCTTGCAAATACTGCTCCATTTGCAACAGCTTATCTTGATACAATTCACCCTGTACTCTCAAATCACGGTGTTATTGTAGGAATGGCGCTCAGTGGAGTTGCTTTCTTTGGTGTATCTCTTGCAACAAAGCCATCTGATACTGTAAACCTTGCTCCGTTCTTTGCTGATGAAGCAGAGAAGCTTGAGAAAGAGGCTCTTATTGTTGATGAGTCTGATCCGGAATACAAGAAGCTTGTCAAGGTGATTGAAAAGGAAGTTACCGGAGACCGTGCAATTGTCAAACTCAACCTCGAAGCATCTGCAACGATCAACTGGGACAGGTTTGTAAATGAACTCAAAAACATTCACCCATCATGGGTAACTCCTACAGGTAGGGATTCTGTTTACAGGCTCACCAAGGCCGATATGCTTGCATGTGTTTCACTTACCCGTGGAGACAGTGAGAAAGAGATATGGTTTGCAGCAGAACCAATGGCAACCGATTTTGACCTGAGTGAAAAAGAGTTCCTTATTGCTTTCAAGCAGGTTGCAGAGGCATTTGCAAACATTGGATTGTTGCTGACATTGCCTTCTGACAATTAACGGAACAAATAGTTCTAACAAAATTAAGCTTCGGTATTTTTATCCGAAGCAATTATTTTTTCATGCATGATTGATTTCATCTATTATTGTATATTCTGTGGTTATTTTCTCCTAATTACGGTATTTATGTCAAAAATCAGTATGCTACGTAAATATTTACTTCGTATATATTAAATAAATATAATTACTAAAACTATATCTAATGTTACTCTTATATCTTTTTTTGTGGTACCTATGGAACTAAAAAACCCTATATTAGATATTGAAATGACCGAAGAGAACAGGGAACAGTTTACTTCCATGAAGAAGGGCTTTGAAGAGCTCAACGCAGAAGAAAAGATCGATGTTATCGATTTCCAGAATATAATGCTGCAAAAAGTTTCCAAACACCGTGAAAAGTATGGAATGCCAGACAGCAGCCAGGCTCCAAAAAGAGATGCAGATGAGATTATCTCTCACATGTCACCTAAATCACTGGACTATTCCCAG
It encodes:
- the dusB gene encoding tRNA dihydrouridine synthase DusB — its product is MKIADIKIPGNILLAPMSNVTNLPFRLMCKKYGASLTYSEMISSDAVIYENEKSINRGMSCEEERPLGIQIFGNSAENMTEAALKIEKIYQPEIIDINFGCPAKLLTKDGCGSALLRSPNLIHEIVTGLVENLSTPVTAKIRILEDMEKTLEIAHLIEDAGADALTVHGRTRQQQYSGKADHSYVKKIKQELSIPVIANGDIIDETSARQVLDYTECDGIMIGRAAMGNPFLFRRISHYLEKGEMLEYKECSQRITDLREYFGLLEEYDLMHTVNIKAQAQWFTRGMRNGRHIRRSIASSKTIGEILESLDEMCKHAV
- a CDS encoding AAA family ATPase, with product MTKILAFVGMPASGKSEAASVLRQKGITVINMGDVIREEVVRRGLEPTDANTGGVGTDLRENEGRDAVAKRCIPKIQAANEDFIGIDGVRSVPEVERFKEAFGSDFTLVSVDSPLEIRFNRVLARKRSDDMKDISELKIRDDRELGWGMGEAMEIADVVVANNGTLDEFRDKIMALVK
- a CDS encoding RNA-binding domain-containing protein; this translates as MIKVTVSAVVNPTESKDKVFSALEQLFPEIDFDYEESSEYSGKFTGESDIYALKDIHFKIREEEIIDTSRTRLNVGRSEDGLSTSFIISKQVATVGRLNYPAHEEPLGSINVTVTADNEGEMQRFYDWLTPPTEDGVPDFEMNIKDV
- a CDS encoding sugar phosphate isomerase/epimerase family protein → MDVRNLSFSSRAAVGDQFNWAYELEDMGYAGWEIVQEGSQTLSDENIHLVREISETTNLTLTMHLPFSDMNLAGLNKGIHDEIMRQMKKCLDMGSDFVNLAVVHPGYLSPYGSQVQDQAWKKNVESIQQLCDCAADMGIVIAVENMPRMPKIYGMNPDEMLVILKDVNRENAGITLDVGHANTNGFVDEFVEKCLGKIKHMHIHDNHGKRDEHLPLGQGTVDWKKFMESISGYKGMMVTEMMNLDEGRQCIEFLKSL
- a CDS encoding ribbon-helix-helix domain-containing protein, which codes for MPKVSLDIPQELLDDLNKHVGDNKKFVTQADAIRTAVRKMLDQLDDIDRRHGRLDE
- a CDS encoding ATP-binding protein, with the protein product MRDKDILSFAGDMDDELDIEIPANDKKPSAKEEDDFEELVPETNSKTYMQNGVSDEAFGIITTGIDPLEITEAGARITGYITTSHRQKVRLGTYVMVPYGDEDLFARIWKLQYLQEYAVDDATEIHSRRMLQSNTTDEVDYKFLAYLDPICILYESKSKGNSLDRRMSDRIPRPNTPIFPVTDKKKIQTGLNIPEEGIFMGQLSVGGELVKTHAVPPTVPYYLRNDYSMGDPLIFRHMLVCGSTGTGKTFLTKNLLRQFMSENNRYKLRGSEERRNPCLVIMDPQDEYSQLFEDNPEITDDDDFKFRAEKVNFGACKNTKTFVAKINGEAYTGRSRAEQIEFTIPFEMVQNNSWLIAPVGMTELQYVGVDLLLEDYFKKPGQHTYSGFMDFIDNDVTRDLYVESGKIHESSYDGIVRRVKNRALARVFDQPARPISEILGQIFKPGQVSVFPTEYITNSRIRDIITLTLMSTIVDNKLNTSGEAAVKETPIILGLDEAHRYLAKAGGEHSRRLISKFADAARQGRKEGLGLFLITQDPQDIDDTIFKQINTRIILNLSNDAAISTMKVKKEFEKRIPYLKKGQMIVQSPDNSDMVEIMGLSRCVVKHV
- a CDS encoding DNA double-strand break repair nuclease NurA, with the protein product MTLEPVHIKEIHEIVDRIDKCFKKDDNDSDDNEKVRNILERLRKLEYNDKVVLKSIGPVRRGKASIEKMLQSEDPYPVSYSCDSGSTTAKTFDNGLYIDFCHCAIACTPTDLDIHSKRTIVAAAYTLSDKVYLNTSHDWESFDGGCGRKKIIRVQPGLLNKKVTDILHDIALYLSESEHILWMLESIGNDDFFIMDGPIYPKRIMYWMVVNSEDVDISIDPSSRKIIQNYIDIMDHHIENMKPLVGFVKNPEDMQIMLALRKQEPELDLPWLVDAQFFKNALSLERTGMKRKEAEKYITYTNWFVQPNQFYEKMLKSTSPLVAEMASSKFDAEDYALSFFMAYVPKLNTIFKIESPYGLVKNEELRNRMTRKVLYDLALNGIPKTLSKADSIAKIPVPERKNIIDRFRNSKIDTNYNSIRWDEKDER
- a CDS encoding sodium:solute symporter family protein; amino-acid sequence: MESYQIFLILMAVYLLGLIGIGLYFTKKQKSVTDFWLAGRKISALGIGFSAASSWMTAGGILAVIGLYMVLGMGSIWSFVAPNILALLLIALFVGKIKHLPAITQPELLEQRFSSSIRAPVAIIIAIVMALFAVADIKGFSLVLSIFFGLEPIYAAAIVALAISVYVTLGGFSAVIWTDVVQFVMLATFSLIIAFVLVGAATSGSADVSAMSTSDLFGDMPSGWWNPLIVGVPAVLIAIFAIIPGWITEQDPWQRIWAAKDEKSARNGMILGSFLIFLIFGVACTAIAVSLNHIYPEIPASFSEIGMGAMAAAEPALLVYIVSSLSPVAIGLCAVGLAAAAMSSADTFATSGGSCISRDIYQRYIKPDATMKQMMTINRISVLIIVALATVLSFYIDSIIDVIHIATFIASAAYFFPLMGGLYWKRATKQGALAGLIVGAVVQIGLTAIDLANTAPFATAYLDTIHPVLSNHGVIVGMALSGVAFFGVSLATKPSDTVNLAPFFADEAEKLEKEALIVDESDPEYKKLVKVIEKEVTGDRAIVKLNLEASATINWDRFVNELKNIHPSWVTPTGRDSVYRLTKADMLACVSLTRGDSEKEIWFAAEPMATDFDLSEKEFLIAFKQVAEAFANIGLLLTLPSDN